One Pseudomonas rhizophila DNA window includes the following coding sequences:
- a CDS encoding cation acetate symporter, producing MIRRLMALLSIAAFAPGAWAAEALTGAVQKQPLNVSAIVMFVAFVGATLCITYWASKRNNSAADYYAAGGRITGFQNGLAIAGDYMSAASFLGISALVFTSGYDGLIYSIGFLVGWPIILFLIAERLRNLGKYTFADVASYRLGQTQIRTLSASGSLVVVAFYLIAQMVGAGKLIQLLFGLDYHVAVILVGILMCLYVLFGGMLATTWVQIIKAVLLLSGASFMALMVMKHVNFDFNMLFSEAVKVHAKGEAIMSPGGLVKDPISAFSLGLALMFGTAGLPHILMRFFTVSDAKEARKSVLYATGFIGYFYILTFIIGFGAILLVSTNPAFKDAAGALLGGNNMAAVHLADAVGGSIFLGFISAVAFATILAVVAGLTLAGASAVSHDLYASVVKKGKANEKDEIRVSKITTIALAVLAIGLGILFEKQNIAFMVGLAFSIAASCNFPVLLLSMYWKKLTTRGAMIGGWLGLVSAVGLMVLGPTIWVQILGHEKAIFPYEYPALFSMAIAFVGIWFFSVTDKSAEGVNERALFFPQFVRSQTGLGASGAVNH from the coding sequence ATGATCCGGCGTCTAATGGCTCTGTTGAGCATCGCAGCTTTCGCACCGGGGGCCTGGGCGGCTGAAGCCCTGACCGGTGCCGTGCAGAAACAACCGCTTAACGTTTCGGCCATTGTCATGTTCGTGGCTTTCGTTGGCGCGACCTTGTGCATTACCTACTGGGCGTCCAAGCGCAACAACTCGGCAGCCGACTACTATGCTGCGGGCGGGCGGATCACCGGTTTCCAGAACGGCCTGGCGATTGCCGGTGACTACATGTCGGCCGCGTCCTTCCTGGGGATTTCCGCGCTGGTGTTCACGTCTGGCTACGACGGTCTGATCTACTCCATCGGCTTTTTGGTCGGCTGGCCGATCATTCTGTTCCTGATCGCCGAGCGCCTGCGTAACCTGGGTAAATACACCTTTGCCGACGTGGCGTCCTACCGCCTGGGGCAAACCCAGATCCGCACCTTGTCTGCCAGCGGCTCGCTGGTCGTGGTGGCGTTCTACCTGATCGCGCAGATGGTGGGTGCCGGTAAGCTGATCCAGCTGCTGTTCGGCCTGGATTATCACGTTGCGGTGATTCTGGTCGGTATCCTGATGTGCCTCTACGTGCTGTTCGGCGGCATGCTGGCCACTACCTGGGTACAGATCATCAAGGCGGTGCTGTTGCTGTCGGGCGCTTCGTTCATGGCGCTGATGGTCATGAAGCACGTCAACTTCGACTTCAACATGCTGTTCTCCGAGGCGGTCAAGGTTCACGCCAAGGGTGAAGCGATCATGAGCCCTGGTGGCCTGGTCAAGGATCCGATCTCGGCGTTCTCCCTGGGTCTGGCGCTGATGTTCGGTACCGCTGGCCTGCCGCACATTCTGATGCGCTTCTTCACCGTGAGTGACGCCAAGGAAGCTCGCAAGAGCGTGCTGTACGCCACTGGCTTCATCGGTTACTTCTACATCCTGACCTTCATCATCGGCTTCGGCGCGATCCTGCTGGTCAGCACCAACCCGGCCTTCAAGGACGCGGCAGGTGCCTTGCTGGGTGGCAACAACATGGCGGCGGTGCACCTGGCTGACGCGGTGGGTGGCAGCATCTTCCTGGGCTTCATCTCGGCCGTAGCCTTTGCCACCATCCTGGCGGTAGTGGCGGGTCTGACCCTGGCCGGTGCCTCGGCGGTGTCCCATGACCTGTATGCCAGTGTCGTCAAGAAAGGCAAAGCCAACGAGAAGGATGAGATCCGCGTGTCGAAGATCACCACCATCGCCCTGGCGGTGCTGGCGATCGGCCTGGGCATCCTGTTCGAGAAGCAGAACATCGCGTTCATGGTGGGCCTGGCGTTCTCCATCGCGGCAAGCTGCAACTTCCCGGTACTGCTGCTCTCGATGTACTGGAAGAAGCTGACTACCCGTGGCGCCATGATTGGCGGCTGGCTGGGCCTGGTCAGTGCCGTGGGCCTGATGGTGCTCGGTCCGACCATCTGGGTGCAGATCCTGGGTCACGAGAAGGCGATCTTCCCGTATGAATACCCTGCGCTGTTCTCGATGGCCATTGCCTTCGTCGGCATCTGGTTCTTCTCCGTCACCGACAAGTCGGCTGAAGGCGTGAACGAGCGTGCACTGTTCTTCCCGCAGTTTGTGCGTTCGCAGACTGGTCTGGGGGCGAGTGGGGCGGTTAACCATTGA